Part of the Sphingomonas morindae genome, TACCGCTCGGTAGCAGCTAGGGCGCGGCGCATGTCGACCCGCACCGCCACCGCCGACGCCGATCCCGTCATCGAGCACCGCGACGATCTGCTCACCCTGTTCGCGCGGGGGGAGAAGCCGGCCGATCGCTGGCGGATCGGAACCGAGCATGAGAAATTCGTCTTCTTCCGCGACTCCCACCGCGCGCCCAGCTATGACGAGCCGGGCGGCATTCATGCGCTGCTGATCGGCCTCACCAAGTTCGGCTGGGAACCGGTCTATGAGAATGGCCATATCATCGCGCTGTCCGGCGCCGATGGCGGCATCAGCCTTGAGCCCGCCGGCCAGTTCGAGCTGTCGGGCGCGCCGCTCGACAATCTCCACCAAACCTGCGCCGAAACCGGACGCCATCTCCGCCAGGTGAAGGAGATTGGCGATGCGCTCGGCCTGGGCTTCCTCGGCATGGGCTTCTGGCCCGACAAAAGCCGCGCCGATCTGCCGATCATGCCCAAGGGCCGCTACGCGATCATGCTGCGCCACATGCCGCGCGTCGGCGAACTCGGCCTCGACATGATGCTCCGCACCTGCACCATCCAGACCAATCTGGATTATGGCAGCGAGGCGGACATGGTGAAGAAGTTCCGCGTCAGCCTCGCGCTGCAGCCGCTCGCCACCGCTCTGTTCGCCAATTCGCCCTTCACCGAAGGCCGGCCCAACGGCTTCCTCTCCTACCGCTCGCACATCTGGACCGATACCGATCCCAAGCGTACCGGCATGCTGCCCTTCGTCTTCGAGGACGGCTTCGGCTATGAGCGCTACGCCGAGTATATGCTCGATGTGCCGATGTACTTCGTCTATCGCGACGGCCGCTACATCGACGCCGCCGGCCTCTCCTTCCGCGATTTCCTCGATGGCCGCCTGTCCGTGCTGCCGGGCGAGAAGCCGACCATGGCGGACTGGACCGATCACCTCTCCACCGCCTTTCCCGAGGTGCGGCTGAAAAGCTTTCTCGAGATGCGCGGCGCCGATGGCGGTCCTTGGGGCCGCATCTGCGCGCTGCCGGCCTTCTGGGTGGGGCTGCTCTATGATCCCAACGCGCTCGATGCCGCCTGGGACGAGGTGAAGCATTGGACGATCGAGGATCACCACCGCATCCGCGCGCAGGTGCCGCGGCTCGGCCTGCGCACGCAGGGGCCGCGCGGCCGCACCTTCCAGGAGCTGGGCCGCCGCATCCTCGCCATCGCGCATGACGGCCTCGCCGCGCGCCGCCGCCTCAACGCGGCGGGCGATGACGAGACCGGCTATCTCGCCGAGCTGCGCGACATCGTCGCCAGCGGCCGGACCTCGGCCGATCTGCTGCTGGAGCGCTTCAACGGCCCCTGGGGCGGCGACATCCGCCGCATCTACGACGAAATGGCCTATTGAGCGCCCGGCGCGCGCGGAGCGGGTGCGGGCGCTGAGCCGGTATCGGCCGCGCCGTCATCCGGACGCAGCCCGCCGCCCAGCGCGGTGTAGAGGGTGACGAGGTTGGTCGCGCGCGCGAGCCGCGTGCTCGCCAGCGTCTGCTCCGCCGCATAGGCGGTGCGCTGCGTGTCGAGCGCGGTCAGATAGGGATCGATCCCGGCCCGGTAGCGCGCGTCGGAGAGCAGCGCCGCCCGGCGCGCCGATACGACGCGCGCGCCCTGCGCCGCGATCTGCTCGGCGATGGTGCCGCGCACCGCGAGCGCGTCGGAAACGTCGCGGAACGCGGTCTGCACCGCCTGGCGGTAGCGCGCCACCGCCGCGTCGCGGCTGGCCTCGGCATAGCGCAGCTCGGCGCGGCGGCGGCCGAAATCGAACAGCGTCTGGACGACGCTGCCGCTCGCATTCCAAGACCAGCTGCCGCCGGCGAACAGGCCCGCCAGCCCGCCCGAGGCGGTGCCGGCGGCGGCGGTGAGCGAGATGCTGGGGAAGAAGGCGGCGCGCGCCGCGCCGATATTGGCATTTTCGGCGCGCAGCTGATCCTCCGCCTGGATCACGTCGGGGCGGTTGAGCAGCACGCCCGAATCGAGGCCGGCGGGCAGATCGGCGAGCGTCGGCTGCGCCTCGCCCAAAGCGGCGGGCAGCAGCGCGGCGGGCACGGTGGTGCCGGCGAGCAGGTTGAGCGCATTCTGATCCTGCGCGATCTGGCTGGTGCGCTGCGCGACATCCGCGCGCGCCGACTGGAAGGCCGTGTCCGCCTGCCGCACGTCCAGTTCGGACACCACGCCGCGGGTGAACTGGGCGCGCGTGATGCGCAGCGATTCGGCATAGGCGGCGCGCGTTTCCCGGCTGAGCCGCAGCTGGTCCTGGTCCGAGGCCAGGGTCAGCCAGGCGGTGGCGACTTCGGCGATCAGGCTGATCTGCGTGGCATCGCGCGCGGCGCGGGTGGCGAGATATTGGTCGAGCGCGGCCCGCGAGAGATTGCGGATACGGCCGAACAGATCGATCTCCCAGGAGGCGATGGTGGCGGTCAGCCCATAGGTCTCGATCGTCCGCCCGGCGGCGGTGCCGGTGGTCGCGCCGATCAGGCTGCCGCTGCCGCTGGTGCCGCCCGTTCCCGTTCCCGTGCTCGTGCCCGTGCCGGTCGTGCCGGTGGTGACGCCGGTGCCTGCGGTGCCGGTCGATCCGGTCAGCCCGCTGCCGCTGATCCCCGCGCTGGCGCCGTTGCTGGCGGTGCGGCGCCCGCTGGCGCTGGCTGCGACGCCGAGCGTGGGAAACAGGTCCGCGCGCTGGATGCGGTATTGCGCGCGCGCCTG contains:
- a CDS encoding glutamate--cysteine ligase, with amino-acid sequence MSTRTATADADPVIEHRDDLLTLFARGEKPADRWRIGTEHEKFVFFRDSHRAPSYDEPGGIHALLIGLTKFGWEPVYENGHIIALSGADGGISLEPAGQFELSGAPLDNLHQTCAETGRHLRQVKEIGDALGLGFLGMGFWPDKSRADLPIMPKGRYAIMLRHMPRVGELGLDMMLRTCTIQTNLDYGSEADMVKKFRVSLALQPLATALFANSPFTEGRPNGFLSYRSHIWTDTDPKRTGMLPFVFEDGFGYERYAEYMLDVPMYFVYRDGRYIDAAGLSFRDFLDGRLSVLPGEKPTMADWTDHLSTAFPEVRLKSFLEMRGADGGPWGRICALPAFWVGLLYDPNALDAAWDEVKHWTIEDHHRIRAQVPRLGLRTQGPRGRTFQELGRRILAIAHDGLAARRRLNAAGDDETGYLAELRDIVASGRTSADLLLERFNGPWGGDIRRIYDEMAY
- a CDS encoding efflux transporter outer membrane subunit translates to MSRRLFLLLPLALAGCDLAPHYRRPAPMIPSQFSQGPAYPALGAGGDVAAIGWRRFFTDPRLATVIGMSLAHNQDIQLALATIAQARAQYRIQRADLFPTLGVAASASGRRTASNGASAGISGSGLTGSTGTAGTGVTTGTTGTGTSTGTGTGGTSGSGSLIGATTGTAAGRTIETYGLTATIASWEIDLFGRIRNLSRAALDQYLATRAARDATQISLIAEVATAWLTLASDQDQLRLSRETRAAYAESLRITRAQFTRGVVSELDVRQADTAFQSARADVAQRTSQIAQDQNALNLLAGTTVPAALLPAALGEAQPTLADLPAGLDSGVLLNRPDVIQAEDQLRAENANIGAARAAFFPSISLTAAAGTASGGLAGLFAGGSWSWNASGSVVQTLFDFGRRRAELRYAEASRDAAVARYRQAVQTAFRDVSDALAVRGTIAEQIAAQGARVVSARRAALLSDARYRAGIDPYLTALDTQRTAYAAEQTLASTRLARATNLVTLYTALGGGLRPDDGAADTGSAPAPAPRAPGAQ